The Streptomyces sp. NBC_01775 genome includes a region encoding these proteins:
- a CDS encoding pectate lyase encodes MITTAHALPTADAATWPTPNGSEGVSRTIPVSGSKDYGMKRLYGTGDLGGDGQGEDQGPILELADGAVLKNVILGKPAADGIHCKGSCTLQNVWWEDVGEDAATFKGTSSSATYTVSGGGAKEASDKVFQFNGAGTLNISNFAVQNFGTFIRSCGNCSKQYKRTINLNTIEVNWKGGKIAGINTNYGDSATLRKITVIGDSSKKIVPCQKYIGNDNGDEPPTNGSGPDGTYCKYAASDIAYK; translated from the coding sequence ATGATCACGACAGCTCATGCTCTGCCCACGGCCGACGCGGCCACCTGGCCGACCCCGAACGGCAGCGAAGGGGTCTCCAGGACCATCCCGGTCTCCGGCAGCAAGGACTACGGGATGAAGCGCCTCTACGGCACCGGGGACCTGGGCGGCGACGGCCAGGGCGAAGACCAGGGACCGATCCTGGAACTCGCGGACGGCGCGGTGCTGAAGAACGTCATCCTCGGCAAGCCCGCCGCCGACGGCATCCACTGCAAGGGCAGCTGCACGCTCCAGAACGTCTGGTGGGAGGACGTCGGCGAGGACGCCGCCACCTTCAAGGGCACGTCGTCGTCGGCGACGTACACCGTCTCCGGCGGTGGCGCGAAGGAAGCCAGCGACAAGGTGTTCCAGTTCAACGGCGCGGGGACGCTGAACATCTCCAACTTCGCGGTGCAGAACTTCGGCACCTTCATCCGCTCGTGCGGCAACTGCTCCAAGCAGTACAAGCGGACGATCAACCTCAACACCATCGAGGTGAACTGGAAGGGCGGCAAGATCGCCGGCATCAACACCAACTACGGCGACTCGGCCACGCTGCGCAAGATCACCGTCATCGGTGACAGCAGCAAGAAGATCGTCCCCTGCCAGAAGTACATCGGCAACGACAACGGTGACGAGCCGCCCACGAACGGCTCCGGCCCCGACGGCACTTACTGCAAGTACGCGGCATCGGACATCGCCTACAAGTGA
- a CDS encoding serine hydrolase, producing MRKSRGLTEARPNGTSDGAGPGIPHATSRLSVRARPRHKRRALGLVAAVLVCGTAAGTPATAHGAAATTARSRAGNAQVTCTSDHGALAHRLARRVAGALWERHSTAAVALYDRSSGTSCAYHARTAYDSASVVKATLLGALLRQAKEDHRKLTSREKKLATAMITTSDNDATSTLWREVGRKDVQHFLDLAGMRDTEPGRRGYWGLTQVTAWDQLKLLKLLTSGNHVLDAGSRAYELGLMNKVTGSQRWGVPAGAPKDSTVHVKNGWLSRDAHGWRVNSVGAFTGGGHDYGIAVLSQDNKTMAYGVHTVEAASRAVHRELAR from the coding sequence ATGAGGAAGAGCAGGGGGCTGACGGAAGCCCGCCCGAACGGGACCTCCGACGGCGCGGGGCCCGGCATACCCCACGCCACGTCCCGGCTGAGCGTCCGCGCCCGGCCCCGCCACAAGCGGCGCGCCCTCGGCCTGGTGGCCGCCGTCCTGGTCTGCGGAACGGCCGCCGGGACACCGGCCACGGCGCACGGTGCCGCGGCCACCACCGCCCGCTCCCGGGCCGGCAACGCCCAGGTGACGTGCACATCGGACCACGGCGCTCTCGCACATCGGCTGGCCCGCAGGGTGGCCGGGGCGCTGTGGGAGCGCCACAGCACGGCAGCGGTCGCGCTCTACGACCGTTCGTCCGGCACCTCGTGCGCGTACCACGCGCGTACCGCGTACGACTCGGCGAGCGTGGTGAAGGCCACCTTGCTCGGTGCGCTGCTGCGGCAGGCGAAGGAAGACCACCGCAAGCTCACCTCGCGGGAGAAGAAGCTCGCCACCGCCATGATCACCACCTCGGACAACGACGCCACCAGCACTCTCTGGCGCGAGGTCGGCCGCAAGGATGTGCAGCACTTCCTCGACCTGGCCGGCATGCGGGACACCGAGCCGGGCCGACGGGGCTACTGGGGCCTCACCCAGGTCACGGCCTGGGACCAGCTGAAACTGCTCAAGCTCCTCACCTCCGGCAACCACGTGCTGGACGCCGGATCCCGCGCGTACGAGCTCGGCCTGATGAACAAGGTCACCGGCAGCCAGCGCTGGGGCGTGCCCGCCGGCGCCCCGAAGGACTCCACCGTGCACGTGAAGAACGGCTGGCTGTCGCGCGACGCGCACGGCTGGCGCGTCAACAGCGTCGGGGCGTTCACCGGAGGGGGCCACGACTACGGGATCGCGGTTCTCTCCCAGGACAACAAGACGATGGCCTACGGCGTCCATACGGTCGAGGCCGCGTCCCGCGCGGTCCACCGCGAACTGGCCCGCTGA
- a CDS encoding pectate lyase family protein: protein MRTRPPRALPRRLVLSTGVAAVLAITTAVVLPQPAGAAETSPVGFGAGTTGGGDVSPVTVSSLAEFEAAVTGEAAKVVRVSGLIPLTGQVDIGSNTTVLGVGSSSGFTGGGLRVKEATNVVVRNLNISKPRKPADGITVQESTKVWIDHNSFSADRDHDKDYYDGLLDINHGSDGVTVSWNTFKDHFKGSLVGHSDKNADEDTGHLRVTYHHNHFSNVYSRIPSLRFGTGHFYDNYVEGADTAVHSRMGAQLLVENNVFRTTKIAVTTSRSSDVDGYANLRGNDLGGAATEISRTGTFTDPPYGYSAEPASSVVASVTAQAGAGKL, encoded by the coding sequence ATGCGCACTCGCCCGCCCCGCGCTCTCCCCAGGAGGCTGGTCCTCTCCACGGGCGTGGCAGCAGTTCTCGCGATCACCACCGCCGTCGTACTGCCGCAGCCCGCAGGCGCGGCCGAAACCTCTCCCGTCGGCTTCGGGGCCGGCACCACAGGCGGCGGTGACGTGAGCCCCGTCACCGTCTCCTCGCTCGCCGAGTTCGAGGCGGCCGTCACCGGTGAGGCCGCCAAGGTCGTCAGGGTGAGCGGTCTGATCCCGCTCACCGGACAGGTCGACATCGGCTCCAACACCACGGTCCTGGGCGTCGGTTCGTCCTCCGGATTCACCGGTGGCGGGCTGCGTGTCAAGGAGGCGACCAACGTCGTCGTCCGCAACCTGAACATCAGCAAGCCACGCAAACCCGCGGACGGCATCACCGTCCAGGAGTCGACGAAGGTGTGGATCGACCACAACTCCTTCTCGGCTGACCGCGACCACGACAAGGACTACTACGACGGTCTGCTCGACATCAACCACGGCTCCGACGGCGTGACGGTGTCCTGGAACACCTTCAAGGACCACTTCAAGGGCTCGCTCGTCGGTCACAGCGACAAGAACGCCGACGAGGACACGGGGCACTTGAGGGTCACGTACCACCACAACCACTTCAGCAACGTCTACTCGCGCATCCCCAGCCTGCGGTTCGGCACCGGCCACTTCTACGACAACTACGTCGAGGGCGCCGATACCGCCGTGCACTCCCGCATGGGCGCCCAGCTGCTCGTCGAGAACAACGTCTTCCGTACGACGAAGATCGCGGTGACGACCAGCCGGAGCAGCGACGTGGACGGCTACGCCAATCTGCGCGGTAACGACCTCGGGGGAGCCGCCACCGAGATCTCCCGCACGGGCACGTTCACCGACCCGCCCTACGGCTATTCCGCCGAACCCGCCTCTTCGGTCGTCGCCTCGGTGACGGCCCAGGCGGGCGCCGGAAAGCTCTGA
- a CDS encoding creatininase family protein yields the protein MLTGTSGRPEHHRNTNHGESLMQGGYSVFAGTMADLTYPEVEAAAGRGACVLLPTGVIEQHGPHLPLGTDAYGAYQLCRLVKSELEQHEVEALIAPPVYWGINQVSAAFGGTFRTRYETAVALHTDILDSLATDGFRRIFVINHQGDIAHNRMLLEVVRSQHEKGNTGVVLMEPDFIADRLGDEIPTSALASFAMQPLFEGLEMTGELGVHAEEIESALMMRWFPEVVDYDAMAQLKPTGLSAEDLEEWRKGGRHARRVTPQGYFGAPSPRDPFLWRFHQRMAAAMADIVFAALGAGPHRDHG from the coding sequence ATGCTGACCGGCACATCAGGCCGACCGGAACACCACCGGAACACCAATCACGGGGAGAGTCTTATGCAGGGCGGGTATTCAGTCTTCGCCGGGACGATGGCTGACCTTACGTACCCAGAGGTGGAGGCAGCAGCCGGTCGTGGGGCGTGTGTCCTGTTGCCCACCGGCGTCATCGAGCAGCACGGCCCCCACCTCCCGCTGGGCACGGATGCCTACGGTGCCTATCAGTTGTGCAGACTCGTGAAGAGCGAGCTTGAGCAGCACGAGGTGGAGGCGCTGATCGCACCGCCGGTGTACTGGGGGATCAACCAGGTGTCGGCGGCCTTCGGAGGAACGTTCCGCACCAGATACGAGACCGCCGTGGCGCTGCACACCGACATCCTGGATTCCCTGGCCACCGACGGGTTCCGCCGTATCTTCGTGATCAACCACCAGGGCGACATCGCACACAACCGGATGCTGCTGGAGGTCGTGCGGAGCCAGCACGAGAAGGGCAACACCGGAGTCGTCCTCATGGAACCCGACTTCATCGCCGACCGGCTGGGCGACGAGATCCCCACCTCCGCTCTGGCCTCCTTCGCCATGCAGCCGCTGTTCGAGGGATTGGAGATGACCGGCGAACTCGGTGTCCACGCCGAAGAGATCGAGAGCGCGCTGATGATGCGCTGGTTCCCCGAGGTCGTCGACTACGACGCCATGGCACAACTCAAGCCGACGGGGCTGAGCGCCGAGGATCTGGAGGAATGGCGGAAGGGTGGAAGGCACGCCCGCCGGGTCACGCCCCAGGGCTACTTCGGCGCACCCAGCCCCCGCGACCCCTTCCTGTGGCGGTTCCACCAGCGCATGGCCGCCGCCATGGCGGACATCGTGTTCGCCGCCCTCGGCGCCGGTCCGCACCGGGACCACGGATAG
- a CDS encoding M56 family metallopeptidase, whose product MGVFVFLPLVLPLSALPIVRVAAQHLHPRSATRLLTALGCVLALCSTLCLVLLMVVGTAQLPGNPLPDGWADPEVRAVVPYAGVTGTTAIAALALVVAVCWLTVHRHRRVRARVHEALAGLPAGPDDGDLTVLPDAEPYAYALPGTSRAPGRVVASTGMLGALDEDEGAALLAHERAHLRGRHHRCLLATRLAGCANPLLLPLREAVAYNAERWADEEAARAVGDRRLTARAVARAALLTPEGPPLPGVPAFAAGPVPRRVAALLEPVPPSRGWPPAASRAGLAAYLAAAGTTVSAASSLNAALALFLVLKAATPL is encoded by the coding sequence ATGGGGGTCTTCGTCTTCCTGCCGCTCGTCCTGCCGCTGTCCGCGCTCCCGATCGTGCGCGTGGCCGCGCAGCACCTCCACCCCCGCAGCGCCACCCGGCTGCTGACCGCGCTCGGCTGCGTCCTGGCGCTGTGCAGCACACTGTGCCTGGTGCTGCTGATGGTCGTCGGCACGGCGCAGCTGCCGGGCAACCCGCTCCCGGACGGCTGGGCCGACCCGGAGGTGCGCGCCGTGGTGCCGTACGCCGGCGTCACCGGCACCACCGCCATCGCGGCGCTGGCCCTGGTCGTGGCCGTCTGCTGGCTGACCGTCCACCGCCACCGGCGGGTACGGGCCCGCGTGCACGAGGCGCTGGCCGGGCTCCCCGCCGGGCCCGACGACGGGGACCTGACGGTCCTCCCGGACGCCGAGCCGTATGCCTACGCGCTGCCCGGTACCTCGCGCGCACCCGGCCGCGTGGTGGCCTCGACGGGCATGCTGGGCGCGCTCGACGAGGACGAGGGTGCGGCTCTGCTGGCGCACGAACGCGCGCATCTGAGGGGCCGTCACCACCGCTGTCTGCTGGCCACCCGGCTCGCGGGCTGTGCCAATCCGCTGCTGCTCCCGCTGCGCGAGGCCGTCGCCTACAACGCCGAGCGGTGGGCGGACGAGGAGGCGGCGCGGGCCGTCGGCGACCGCAGGCTGACGGCCCGCGCCGTCGCCAGGGCCGCGCTGCTCACCCCGGAGGGTCCGCCCCTGCCGGGGGTCCCCGCGTTCGCCGCCGGTCCGGTGCCGCGCCGGGTCGCCGCGCTGCTGGAGCCGGTGCCGCCGTCCCGGGGCTGGCCACCGGCCGCCAGCAGGGCGGGGCTCGCCGCGTATCTGGCGGCGGCGGGCACCACGGTCTCGGCCGCCTCCTCCCTCAACGCGGCCCTGGCGCTCTTCCTCGTCCTGAAGGCGGCCACCCCGCTGTGA
- a CDS encoding MbtH family protein — protein sequence MTNPFEDEEASYLVVVNDEDQHSLWPAWADVPAGWTVAHPEADRATCLDYVEHAWTDMRPRSLAERSDV from the coding sequence ATGACCAACCCGTTCGAGGACGAAGAAGCCAGCTACCTGGTGGTTGTGAACGACGAGGACCAGCACTCCCTCTGGCCCGCCTGGGCCGACGTGCCGGCAGGCTGGACCGTGGCCCACCCCGAGGCCGATCGTGCCACCTGTCTCGACTATGTGGAGCACGCCTGGACGGATATGCGCCCGCGCAGCCTGGCTGAGCGCAGCGACGTCTGA
- a CDS encoding BlaI/MecI/CopY family transcriptional regulator translates to MAGSGADHHERRAGGRRRGQGQLEAQVLTVLGTASGPVTATWVQQRLGGDLAYTTVVTILTRLHAKQAVTRTREGRSYVWSPVADEAGLAALRMRRVLDSETDRDAVLASFVSSLSPDDERLMRELLRAAEDEQAPPEGGEG, encoded by the coding sequence GTGGCGGGCAGCGGTGCGGACCACCACGAGCGCAGGGCCGGCGGGCGCCGGCGGGGCCAGGGCCAGCTGGAGGCCCAGGTGCTGACCGTGCTGGGCACGGCATCCGGCCCGGTGACGGCCACCTGGGTCCAGCAGCGGCTCGGCGGCGATCTGGCCTACACCACGGTCGTCACCATCTTGACCAGACTGCACGCCAAGCAGGCCGTCACCCGTACCCGTGAGGGCCGTTCGTACGTCTGGAGCCCGGTCGCCGACGAGGCCGGGCTGGCCGCGCTGCGCATGCGCCGGGTCCTGGACAGCGAGACGGACAGGGACGCGGTGCTCGCCAGCTTCGTCTCCTCCCTCAGCCCTGATGACGAGCGGCTGATGAGGGAGCTGCTGAGAGCCGCCGAGGACGAGCAGGCGCCGCCGGAGGGCGGGGAGGGCTGA
- a CDS encoding glycoside hydrolase family 16 protein, producing the protein MCGVSLLCCVAAALLPATASADDVGKDAKSSGSGTRAVVFSDDFNGPAGTPADGAKWQTETGDNVNNHERQYYTPGANNAALDGNGNLVITARKENPGNYQCWYGKCEYTSARLNTAGKFTQTHGHVEARIKVPRGQGMWPAFWMLGDDIGSAGWPACGEIDVMENVGFEPSTVHGTLHGPGYSGSGGIGAGYTLPGGAAFADDFHTFAIDWSPGSVKWSVDGNVYQTRTPADVGGNPWVFDKPFFLILNLAVGGYWPGDPDGSTSFPQQLTVDYVRVTT; encoded by the coding sequence ATGTGCGGTGTGTCCCTGTTGTGCTGCGTTGCCGCCGCGCTGCTGCCCGCCACGGCATCGGCCGACGACGTCGGAAAAGACGCCAAGAGCTCCGGCAGCGGCACCAGAGCGGTCGTCTTCTCCGACGACTTCAACGGTCCGGCCGGCACTCCGGCCGACGGCGCCAAGTGGCAGACCGAGACCGGCGACAACGTCAACAACCACGAACGGCAGTACTACACTCCGGGCGCCAACAACGCCGCGCTCGACGGCAACGGCAATCTCGTCATCACCGCCCGCAAGGAGAACCCCGGCAACTACCAGTGCTGGTACGGCAAATGCGAGTACACCTCGGCACGGCTGAACACGGCGGGCAAGTTCACCCAGACCCACGGGCATGTCGAGGCGCGCATCAAAGTGCCGCGCGGCCAGGGCATGTGGCCGGCCTTCTGGATGCTCGGTGACGACATCGGAAGCGCCGGCTGGCCCGCCTGCGGCGAGATCGATGTGATGGAGAACGTCGGCTTCGAGCCCAGCACGGTGCACGGCACCCTGCACGGCCCCGGCTACTCCGGCTCGGGCGGCATCGGCGCCGGGTACACCCTGCCGGGCGGCGCGGCCTTCGCCGACGACTTCCACACCTTCGCCATCGACTGGTCCCCGGGCTCCGTCAAATGGTCGGTGGACGGAAACGTCTACCAGACGCGTACGCCCGCCGACGTCGGAGGCAACCCGTGGGTCTTCGACAAGCCCTTCTTCCTGATCCTCAACCTCGCCGTAGGCGGCTACTGGCCCGGAGACCCGGACGGCTCCACAAGCTTCCCGCAGCAGTTGACCGTTGATTACGTGCGGGTCACCACCTAG